In Leptodesmis sichuanensis A121, the following are encoded in one genomic region:
- a CDS encoding ATP-binding protein has protein sequence MNTTSAAARNPSPVSPAVTKTVIGTVKGPGENGNQYVFITADNRYVKIGEFVYYEVQEDDQRTGNNWQILGKISARCLIDHLPDRIFADTEVSPETIAALIGFTDEKPEIYEVTVDVIGYFDSALGFMNPRKTPDPGAKVYLADDARLQQVLNKKQPGTVGSAHIGALLLREGETVPIALDVKELVSTHMAILAGTGSGKSYTAGVLVEELLLPHNRAAVLIFDPHGEYSTLTEMQGHPAFQAEDGYSPTVKVLTPEDIHIRISSLDYADILTLLPEMSDRQQSILNKAYGLVRKHRRGDYRWDVQDLIAAVYEADTQTDEEGNEKAGSSAPALEWKLDRLQRSPYFHAFNHLSPKELFEPGQVTVLQMNEISQEEQQVICAAVLRQANNARMDTQKERIGPDDENYLPYPIFILLEEAHRFAPAHEPSRCKAVIRTILSEGRKFGLGVGLITQRPGKLDSDVLSQCMSQFIMRIVNPVDQESLKYGVEAAGRDLLKELPALTKGQIIIAGACVNTPVLCKVRKRLTQHGGETLNAPELWQNYFQSHRVREREIQQAPVSSRGRSQTVRGVSIE, from the coding sequence TTGAACACCACGTCTGCTGCTGCTCGTAATCCTTCCCCGGTTTCTCCAGCCGTGACAAAAACTGTGATTGGGACGGTCAAGGGGCCAGGGGAGAATGGCAATCAGTATGTCTTCATCACCGCAGATAATCGCTATGTCAAGATTGGGGAGTTTGTCTATTACGAAGTCCAGGAAGACGATCAGCGCACGGGAAACAACTGGCAGATTTTAGGCAAAATATCGGCCCGTTGTTTGATTGATCATCTGCCCGATCGCATCTTTGCCGATACAGAAGTCAGCCCGGAGACGATCGCGGCCCTGATTGGGTTCACCGACGAAAAGCCAGAAATTTATGAAGTGACCGTCGATGTGATTGGCTATTTCGATTCGGCTCTGGGGTTCATGAATCCCCGCAAGACTCCCGACCCAGGGGCCAAGGTGTATCTAGCTGACGATGCCAGACTGCAGCAAGTCTTGAATAAAAAGCAACCGGGAACAGTGGGATCGGCTCATATTGGAGCCTTGCTGCTACGGGAAGGGGAGACCGTTCCGATCGCACTGGATGTGAAAGAACTGGTGAGTACTCACATGGCCATTTTGGCAGGGACAGGATCCGGGAAGTCTTACACGGCGGGAGTGCTGGTGGAGGAACTATTGTTGCCCCATAATCGAGCCGCTGTGCTGATTTTTGACCCTCATGGAGAATACAGCACCTTAACAGAAATGCAGGGCCATCCCGCGTTTCAAGCTGAGGATGGATATTCGCCAACGGTGAAGGTACTCACCCCAGAAGACATCCACATTCGCATTTCGTCGCTGGATTACGCCGATATTCTCACCCTGCTGCCGGAGATGAGCGATCGCCAGCAATCGATTCTCAATAAAGCTTACGGTCTGGTCAGAAAGCATCGCCGTGGCGATTACCGCTGGGATGTGCAAGACCTGATTGCAGCGGTTTATGAAGCAGATACCCAGACGGATGAGGAAGGCAATGAAAAAGCGGGGTCGTCGGCTCCAGCCCTGGAATGGAAACTGGATCGGCTGCAGCGATCGCCCTACTTCCATGCGTTCAACCATTTGTCCCCCAAAGAGCTATTTGAACCGGGACAGGTAACGGTCTTACAGATGAACGAAATCAGCCAGGAAGAACAGCAGGTGATTTGTGCGGCAGTTCTGCGGCAGGCCAACAATGCCCGCATGGATACGCAAAAGGAGCGGATTGGCCCGGATGATGAAAATTATCTCCCTTACCCAATTTTTATTCTGCTGGAAGAAGCGCATCGCTTTGCTCCGGCCCATGAACCCTCGCGCTGTAAAGCCGTAATTCGCACGATTCTCAGTGAAGGGCGCAAATTTGGCTTGGGGGTGGGTCTGATTACCCAGCGTCCCGGCAAACTCGATTCTGATGTGCTGTCCCAATGTATGAGTCAGTTCATCATGCGAATTGTTAATCCTGTGGATCAGGAAAGCCTCAAGTACGGGGTGGAAGCAGCAGGGCGAGATTTACTCAAGGAACTGCCTGCCCTCACCAAAGGCCAGATCATTATTGCCGGAGCTTGTGTCAATACACCCGTACTTTGCAAAGTCCGTAAACGCCTGACGCAACACGGAGGCGAAACCCTCAATGCGCCTGAACTGTGGCAGAACTACTTTCAATCCCACCGGGTACGAGAACGGGAAATTCAACAGGCTCCAGTCAGCAGTCGGGGACGATCGCAAACCGTT